The window TCCTTATCTTTAAATTGCATGGCATACAAGGCAGAGTAAGCTCCACCTTTTTGCAACAATTGGGTATGAGTGCCTTCTTCCACGATATTTCCATCATTAATGACAGCAATTTTAGTGGCATTTTGAATGGTTGTCAAACGGTGTGCAATCACGATAACCGTTCTGTTTTTCATCAAATTGTCTAAGGCTTCCTGTACCACCCGTTCGGATTTGTTATCCAAAGCACTGGTGGCTTCATCTAAAATAACGATAGGAGCATCTTTAATGAATGCTCTGGCAATGGCCAAACGCTGTTTCTGACCACCGGAGAGCAATAATCCCCTTTCTCCAATTTCGGTGTCCAAACCGTCGGGTAGTTCTTTTACAAATTCTTCCAGACATGCATTTTTAAGTGCGTTCCACATATCTTCTTCGGTAGCATCGGGGTTTCCTAAAAGAATGTTTTCTTTAATGGTGCCGGAGAATAAGAAATTGTCCTGAAAGACCATCGCAATTTGCTGACGCAAAGACTTTTGAGTAATTTGTGTCACCGGTGTGTCGTCAATTTTAACGGACCCCTTGCTGACGTCATAAAGTCTGGGAATCAATACAGAGACAGTGCTTTTCCCCCCGCCTGAATTACCTACTAAGGCTACGGTACTGCCTACAGGAATTTGCAAGTTGATATTATGCAAGACTTCCCGTCCTTCTACATATTCAAAGTGAACATTTTCAAAGAAGATACCTTTTTCAATTCCCTTTAATTCTTTGGCATCTTGCGCATCTTTAAGTTTGGGTTGTAAATCTAAAATTTCAAAAATACGGTCAATGGCTAAGAAGGAGTTTTGAATGGCTACAAAGTTGTTGCCCACCCCTTTCAACGGAGTATAAAGCATCATAAGCGCTGCAATAAAAGCTACGAAATTACCGCTGGTAATGCGACCACTGACAATTAAATAACTTCCAAAACCAATGACCAAGCCGATACCTACAGACATGATGATATGCATTAAAGGAGATAACCAGTTGGTCGTTTTTACCATTTTCATAGCCAAATTAAAAGTGGTGTCTGTGGCTTTGTGAAAACGTTTACTAAATTCCGGCTCAAGGGTGAAGGAGCGAATGGTTTTGTTTCCGGAAAAAGTTTCGTTATAAATAGTCATGACGGAAGATAAATTGACTACAGATTTTTTTACGATTTCCTTCATTTTTTTGCGTACAAAAACAATCGGATAAAAGAACAATCCTAACACAGCAATAGCAATCAAGGCCAATTGCCAAGAGTTGTACAACATTACACCGGCTAAAGCAATGGAGGAGAAAGTTTTGGAGAGAAATTTTTTGGTATTTTCCACTAATCCGTTGGAGGCGGTTTCAGCATCGTTGGAATAGCGATAGAGAATCGTACCGGAATTGTTATTATCCAAATAACTGCTATCCATAGAGAGCAACTTAG of the Elusimicrobiaceae bacterium genome contains:
- a CDS encoding ATP-binding cassette domain-containing protein, which encodes MIKKMISQNQLVINARRMWPYIKPFWFRAVLGVSLTIPVGGLDAAVAMFMKPFMDKVMVDKQPHFSAMIPFLIVGFTVVQGVLQYASNYLNTWVANKITIGVKRKLYSKLLSMDSSYLDNNNSGTILYRYSNDAETASNGLVENTKKFLSKTFSSIALAGVMLYNSWQLALIAIAVLGLFFYPIVFVRKKMKEIVKKSVVNLSSVMTIYNETFSGNKTIRSFTLEPEFSKRFHKATDTTFNLAMKMVKTTNWLSPLMHIIMSVGIGLVIGFGSYLIVSGRITSGNFVAFIAALMMLYTPLKGVGNNFVAIQNSFLAIDRIFEILDLQPKLKDAQDAKELKGIEKGIFFENVHFEYVEGREVLHNINLQIPVGSTVALVGNSGGGKSTVSVLIPRLYDVSKGSVKIDDTPVTQITQKSLRQQIAMVFQDNFLFSGTIKENILLGNPDATEEDMWNALKNACLEEFVKELPDGLDTEIGERGLLLSGGQKQRLAIARAFIKDAPIVILDEATSALDNKSERVVQEALDNLMKNRTVIVIAHRLTTIQNATKIAVINDGNIVEEGTHTQLLQKGGAYSALYAMQFKDKENK